The nucleotide sequence ACGTCCTCGTCGGGCGCGTCCGAGCGGAGCGCGGCGCGCAGATCGGTCTCCTCACTGGCGAACAGGCAGTTACGGACCTGGCCGTCGGCGGTGAGCCGGGTGCGGTCGCAGGCGGCGCAGAACGGGCGGGTGACGGAGCCGATGACACCGACGCGGTGCGGTCCGCCGTCCACGATCCAGCGCTCGGCCGGCGCGGCGCCCCGGGTCTCCTGGCTCTCCGGCGTCAGGGTGAAGCGCTCGCTCAGTGAGCGCAGGATGTCGCCGGCCGTGATCATGCCGTCCCGCTTCCAGCCGTGCTGGGCGTCGAGCGGCATCTGTTCGATGAAGCGCAGCTCGTAGCTGTTCTCGACGGCCCAGGCGAGCAGCTCGGGGGCCTCGTCGTCGTTGAGCCCCGGCATCAGGACCGTGTTGATCTTGATGGGGTTCAGCCCGGCCCGCTGAGCGGCTTCGAGCCCGGCCAGTACGTCCGCGTGCCGGTCACGGCGGGTGAGGGTCTTGAAGACGTCGGGCCGCAGTGTGTCGAGCGAGACGTTGACCCGGTCGAGCCCGGCGGCCTTGAGGGCGGGGGCGGTACGGGCCAGGGCTATCCCGTTGGTGGTCAGCGACATCCGGGGGCGCGGCTCCAGCGCGGCGCAGCGCTCCACGATGCCGGCGAGGCCGGGCCTGAGCAGCGGCTCGCCGCCGGTGAAGCGGACCTCGGTGATGCCGAGGGTGGTCACGGCGATCGTGATCAGCCGGACGATCTCGTCGTCACTCAGCAGATCGGACTTGCCGAGCCATTGCAGGCCCTCCTCGGGCATGCAGTACGTACACCGCAGATTGCAGCGGTCGGTGAGCGAGACGCGCAGGTCGGTGGCCACGCGGCCATAGGTGTCGATGAGCATGGCGGCCTCCCTCCCATTTCGGTGACCTTCCAATGGATCAGGTCACTTTCGAGACTACGTCAGTGCACCGACATCGCTCTTGCCCCGCTTGCCACAAGGAACGGCGCGGCCGTGTCGTAGGTCTCTACGACACGGCCGCGCCGGTGGGCTGTTTCCGCTGGTCAGGACGGTGACCAGGAAGGGTCTACTGGGCTCCGGTCCCGGTGAGCGACTTGACCTCCAGCTCGGCGTACTTGCCGGTGTCCGGCTCCTCCTTGGAGAACAGGGTGCCGAGCCAGCCGAGCAGGAAGCCCAGCGGGATCGAGATCAGGCCCGGGTTCTCCAGCGGGAAGAAGTGGAAGTCGACGTCGGGGAACATCGACGACGGCTTGCCGGAGACGACGGGCGAGAACAGCACCAGCAGGACGGACGAGGCGAGACCGCCGTAGATCGACCACAGGGCGCCCTGGGTGGTGAAGCGCTTCCAGAACAGGCTGTAGAGGAGCGTCGGCAGGTTCGCCGAAGCGGCGACGGCGAAGGCGAGCGCGACGAGCCCCGCCACGTTCAGATCCCTGGAGAGGGCGCCGAGCGCGATGGAGACGATGCCGATGGCGACGGTCGCCCAGCGGGCGGCGCGGATCTCCTCCTTCTCGGTCGCCTTGCCCCTGCGGATGACGTTGGCGTAGATGTCGTGCGCGAACGACGACGACGAGGCGAGCGTCAGTCCCGCGACGACGGCGAGGATCGTCGCGAAGGCGACCGCGGAGATCACCGCCAGCAGGACGGCGCCGCCGGTGGAGTCACCGCCGCCGCCGATCTCCAGCGCGGCGAGCGGAGCTGCCGTGTTGCCCGCCGGGTTGGACGCGATGATGTCGCCGGGCTTGAGGATGGCGGCGGCGCCGAAGCCGAGGACGATCGTCATCAGGTAGAAGGCGCCGATGATGCCGATCGCCCAGATGACCGACTTACGCGCGGCCCTGGCCGTCGGCACGGTGTAGAAGCGGATCAGGATGTGCGGCAGTCCTGCGGTGCCGAGGACGAGCGCGATGCCCAGCGAGAGGAAGTCCAGCTTCGACGTGCCCGTCGCGCCGTACTTGAGCCCCGGCTCCAGGAACGCGGAGCCCTTGCCGCTGTTGCTCGCCGCCGTGCCGAGCAGGTCGGACAGGTTGAAGTTGAACTTCAGCAGGATCAGGAAGGTGATGAGGATCGTGCCCGCGATGAGCAGGACGGCCTTGACCATCTGCACCCAGGTGGTGCCCTTCATCCCGCCGATGGTGACGTAGAAGATCATCAGGACGCCGACCAGCGCGACGATGGCGATCTTCCCGGCGTCGCTGGTGATGCCGAGCAGCAGCGAGACGAGCACACCCGCGCCGGCCATCTGCGCCAGCAGGTAGAAGATCGAGACGACGATCGTCGATACACCGGCCGCGGTCCGCACGGGGCGCTGGCGCATCCGGTACGCGAGCACGTCACCCATCGTGTAACGGCCGGAGTTGCGCAGCGGCTCGGCGACGAGCAGCAGCGCGACCAGCCAGGCGACGAGGAAGCCGATGGAGTAGAGGAAGCCGTCGTAGCCGAAGATCGCGATGGCGCCC is from Streptomyces sp. NBC_00370 and encodes:
- the moaA gene encoding GTP 3',8-cyclase MoaA produces the protein MLIDTYGRVATDLRVSLTDRCNLRCTYCMPEEGLQWLGKSDLLSDDEIVRLITIAVTTLGITEVRFTGGEPLLRPGLAGIVERCAALEPRPRMSLTTNGIALARTAPALKAAGLDRVNVSLDTLRPDVFKTLTRRDRHADVLAGLEAAQRAGLNPIKINTVLMPGLNDDEAPELLAWAVENSYELRFIEQMPLDAQHGWKRDGMITAGDILRSLSERFTLTPESQETRGAAPAERWIVDGGPHRVGVIGSVTRPFCAACDRTRLTADGQVRNCLFASEETDLRAALRSDAPDEDVAALWKQAMWGKKAGSGLDDPAFLQPARPMSAIGG
- a CDS encoding solute symporter family protein, with product MSASTHLQLAAAADVSDHRTLIITLFAVIVAATLAITVWAGRQTRSAADFYAGGRQFSGFQNGLAVSGDYMSAASFLGIAGAIAIFGYDGFLYSIGFLVAWLVALLLVAEPLRNSGRYTMGDVLAYRMRQRPVRTAAGVSTIVVSIFYLLAQMAGAGVLVSLLLGITSDAGKIAIVALVGVLMIFYVTIGGMKGTTWVQMVKAVLLIAGTILITFLILLKFNFNLSDLLGTAASNSGKGSAFLEPGLKYGATGTSKLDFLSLGIALVLGTAGLPHILIRFYTVPTARAARKSVIWAIGIIGAFYLMTIVLGFGAAAILKPGDIIASNPAGNTAAPLAALEIGGGGDSTGGAVLLAVISAVAFATILAVVAGLTLASSSSFAHDIYANVIRRGKATEKEEIRAARWATVAIGIVSIALGALSRDLNVAGLVALAFAVAASANLPTLLYSLFWKRFTTQGALWSIYGGLASSVLLVLFSPVVSGKPSSMFPDVDFHFFPLENPGLISIPLGFLLGWLGTLFSKEEPDTGKYAELEVKSLTGTGAQ